TTAAATCCTATTATTATGACAGGATTATATACTACTATTTTCGGTTCGACTTTTGCTTCTTATTATAATGACTCCTTAATTAGTTATATCTTAGCGGCTTTTACAGGTTTATTAGTTATCAACTTTTATAATTCTTCCACTACACAGGCACTCAGTAGTATTGTTGTTAATGGAGATTTACTCAATAAAATTAAATTACCTATTCCCGTTTTTCCTCTCTCAATGATTGCGGCGAATATTTTTCAATTTATGATTAGTTCCTTTCCTTTACTAGCCATTGTAACTCTTGTTAATAGCAAAAATCCTCTCTATATATTCTTATTATTAATTCCCTTCTTTTCTTTAGTTTTGGTGTGTACAGGAGTAGGTTTATTTGTTAGTGCTTTATTTGTTTTCTTTCGAGATTTAGGCTACTTTTATGAAATTACTACTTTCGTTATGTGGATTACCAGTCCCGTTTTTTATCCTGCGGAAATCGTACCACCCAGAATTCAACCTATCCTTGGTTTAAACCCTTTAGTGTCAATCATTGAAAGTTTAAGAGATATTAGCCTTATGGGAAATATACCCAGTGCTATGTTATTGTTTAAGGGAATTTTAGCAGGAGTTATTATTTTAACTTTAGGAATTTTGTTTTTCCGAAAATTTGAATCTGCTTTTATGGATTTGTTATAAAACTAATTGATTTTATTGATATTTTAATTATTCGATATTACTTAAATAAATTAATATTTTATTAAATAAAAAATGACTCAAGAAGTTATTAGATTAGATCAAGTTTCTTTGTGGCGTAGAACCCAAGAGGAATTTTCTTATGATTTGAAAAGAACTATTTTTTCTTTTTTGCAAGGGAAACATATCAAACCAGCTAAAAAACAGGTTTTGCAAGATGTTGACTTTTCCGTTAGTGCTGGGGAAAAAGTCGGGATAATTGGCTCTAATGGTGCGGGGAAATCCACTCTCTTAAAGGTAATTTGTGGTATTTTACCTCCCACAGAAGGTAGTGTTCGAGTTAGGGGAAGAATTGCTCCTTTAATTGAGTTAGGAGCTGGTTTTAACATGGAAATGTCGGTGCAAGACAATATCATTCTTTATGGAGTTTTGCTAGGTTATCGCAAAGAAGATATGAAGGTGCGTATTCGGGAAATTTTGGAGTTTGCGGAGTTAGAAGACTATGCAGAGATACCTGTTAAAGCCTTATCTTCTGGTATGAAAGCTCGTTTAGGTTTTTCTGTGGCGACGGATGTTGAACCTGATATTCTCATTTTAGATGAGGTTTTGTCTGTGGGGGATGCTCGTTTTACTCAAAAGTCAAGGCAAAGAATTCAAGATTTGTGGGAAAAAAGTAGTACTATTTTGTTTGTTTCTCATAGTTTAGACTATGTTCAAGATTTGTGCGATCGCAGTATTTGGTTAAATAAAGGACAAGTTGCCTTTGCAGGGGATACGGAAGAAGCTATTAAGCGTTACTTAGATTATGTTGGTATTAAAGAGTATATCGCTCCCCCAATTAATTAATTTCGGTTTGGTGTTAAGAATAGGGTTAGGAACTAAGTGTCAGGTTTCAGGTTTGATTTTTTGAATGTTGGTTCTTTACTCAAACGATTAAAAAGAGAAAATCGATTTATTAGTTTTTTTTCTCGAAATCTGTTAATTTTAACTCCGAACTCCGAACCCTGAACTCCGAACTCAAATGATTGTCCCTTGCCCTTTTTACCTTAACCGACCAGTTAAAGTATAGTTTGATTAAGTGGTGACTAAATCGGGAAAAACTTGTTGTACCGCAGGATGTACTAAACGATGGTATTGTATATTTAACCCTTGCGCTAAACTAGGATCTTGTTTTAAAGCTCCAATTCCTTGATTTGCTAATTTAACAATATAGGGTAAAGTATTATTGTTTAGGGCTTGAGTTGCCGTGCGAGGTACTGCACCGGGTAAATTGGGAATACCTAAATGAATTATTCCTTCTTCTTCATAACTAGGTTGACTATGGGATGTTGTGCGTAAAGTTTCAATACAACCACCTTGATCCACTGCGACATCAAGAATAACCGAGCCGGGGGACATTTGTTTAACTAAATCCCGTGAAACAAGAATAGGTGCTTTTCTACCTGTAATTAATACAGCGCCAATTAATAAATCAGCATGAGGCACAACTTGGGCTATGTGTTGGGAATTGCTGTAAAGTAGTTCAACTCTTGAACCAAATAGAGTTTCTAAGTAAGAAAGACGATCAATATTTACATCTAAAATAGTTACTTTTGCGCCCATTCCTACCGCTATTTTCGCCGCTTCTGTACCAACGATACCTCCTCCTAGAATAACAACATTACCTTGAGTAACCCCCGGCATTCCCCCTAACAGAATTCCTTTACCGCCCTGCTGTTTTTCTAAATATCTCGCACCAATTTGTACCGAGAGTCGCCCAGCGATGATACTC
This is a stretch of genomic DNA from Cyanobacterium aponinum PCC 10605. It encodes these proteins:
- a CDS encoding ABC transporter ATP-binding protein, with translation MTQEVIRLDQVSLWRRTQEEFSYDLKRTIFSFLQGKHIKPAKKQVLQDVDFSVSAGEKVGIIGSNGAGKSTLLKVICGILPPTEGSVRVRGRIAPLIELGAGFNMEMSVQDNIILYGVLLGYRKEDMKVRIREILEFAELEDYAEIPVKALSSGMKARLGFSVATDVEPDILILDEVLSVGDARFTQKSRQRIQDLWEKSSTILFVSHSLDYVQDLCDRSIWLNKGQVAFAGDTEEAIKRYLDYVGIKEYIAPPIN
- the ald gene encoding alanine dehydrogenase, encoding MKIGVPKEIKDREFRVGLTPASAKVLIEQNHQVFIEDNAGLGSGFTNQDYENIGANIVDQSTAWNQELIIKVKEPLAEEYQYINQGQILFTYLHLAADRILTEFLLKSGVTAIAYETVQLADGRLPLLTPMSIIAGRLSVQIGARYLEKQQGGKGILLGGMPGVTQGNVVILGGGIVGTEAAKIAVGMGAKVTILDVNIDRLSYLETLFGSRVELLYSNSQHIAQVVPHADLLIGAVLITGRKAPILVSRDLVKQMSPGSVILDVAVDQGGCIETLRTTSHSQPSYEEEGIIHLGIPNLPGAVPRTATQALNNNTLPYIVKLANQGIGALKQDPSLAQGLNIQYHRLVHPAVQQVFPDLVTT
- a CDS encoding ABC transporter permease, which translates into the protein MILAGKKKIKEKEQSAFWRNFHRYWDLLSVLVPQNLNTRYRGSYLGVYWSLLNPIIMTGLYTTIFGSTFASYYNDSLISYILAAFTGLLVINFYNSSTTQALSSIVVNGDLLNKIKLPIPVFPLSMIAANIFQFMISSFPLLAIVTLVNSKNPLYIFLLLIPFFSLVLVCTGVGLFVSALFVFFRDLGYFYEITTFVMWITSPVFYPAEIVPPRIQPILGLNPLVSIIESLRDISLMGNIPSAMLLFKGILAGVIILTLGILFFRKFESAFMDLL